In Defluviitalea raffinosedens, the genomic window GCTCCTTGATTGCTCCATAAATACTTGGATCGCCTGTATGCAGCCTTACCAGTATCTTATCAGGTGAATATTCTCTAACGAAAACATCTATAATTTCATCAAGTGTCATAGAAGCGCTGTTGTAAATCTTGCACTCAGGCTTTGTACACTTAAGGAGCTCCGGGTTAACCAAAGACCCTGCATATATGACAACATCAGCTTTTTTCAAAAGCTCCTGTCCCCTCACTGTTATCAAATCAACCGCGCCCGGTCCTGCTCCGATAAAATAGACCATTTTTATTCTCCTTTAACTATAATAATCGAAAAATAACTGCTATCTTCATTTAAGTCCCTAAGACTGTTATATATTTTCTCATTTTCCATAAAGCAGCATTCTACCATTTTGGAATTGTCAAGCAAATTATGCTTCTCCAGCTTCTGCTTTATGTTTAAAATACCCTTTCCGCTTTTCATAAGCACCTTGCTTCCGTTCAAACGTAAGAGTTCATCCGCACCTTCATAGGATGCAGGAACAATATGCAATGCTTCCTTCCCATTACACAATGAAATGCCCAGTTTGGCAGCAGCCGCGCAAAACGAGGGAATCCCGTTAACAATTTCAGCAGAATATCCTTTTTCAACAACCAACCTGTGCACATACATATATGTAGAATAAATTGTAGGATCACCGAGCGTTATAAATGCCAGGTTCAAGCCTTTTTCGAGCTCTGCACAAATCAGCTCTACACAAGCTTTATGACTCTCCCGCAGTATTGCTGTATCCCTTGTCATAGGCATACTGCAGTACATTATCTTTTTGCCGGAGATATACTCACCCACAATATTCAGAGCTGTTTTCTCGCCTCCGGTATCAGGTACTGCAATAATATCTGCCTTATGTAAAGTCTCAACCGCCAATAGAGTAAGAAGCTTCTTATCTCCCGGTCCAACACCAACTCCGTATAAAGTTCCTTTCAATGCCCAACCTCCTTTAGCTCATTGATAAAGTCCAACACATTATCTGTCTGCATTAACACGCCATTTTCATTTGAAAATACAAGAACTTCAATCCTTGCCTTATTCATCACACGATAATTTAAATGATATACTATTTTTCCCAATATGCTTTCATACACCATTTTGGATATATTGTTCTGCAACAGGATATTGTGAATTTCATCTGTTGTTTTTGCATTCATGATTTTTTCGACCGTTTCTTTTCCTGCACCGGCTAATGCACTGTGAGCGGCAAATATTTCATTTCTGCAGTCAGCAATTTTCGAATGTGTATTCATAACACCGGCAGCTAACTTGACCAATTTCCCTATATGTCCGACAAGCAGGATTTTTTTAAAACCCAAATATATCGCATAATCAAGAGCTTCACCAATATAATTTGAAATTTTTACAGCGCTGTCAACATCAATGCCCAAATGCTCTCTGGCATAACCAACTCCATAATTTCCGGGAGAAATGAATAGCACGTTTTGACCGTTTTGCTTTCTGATAGACATTTCCAGCTTGATTGTATCTATCAATGCAGCTTCACTCATGGGCTCCACAATGCCTGTAGTTCCCAGGATGGATATGCCTTCGACAATCCCAAGCCTTTCATTGAAGGTTTTCTTTGCAATTTCCACTCCCTGGGGAACAAATATTTCCACATGAAATCCGCCATCGTATTTGTATAGACGGGCAACCTCTTCCAACGCATTAAAAATCATCTTTCTTGGTCCGGGATTGATAGCCGCCTCTCCTATTTTGCAGGGCAAACCCGCAGAGGTTACTCTTCCGACACCTATCCCTCCGTCAATGGAAATACCGGCTTTTGCCTTTTCAACCCTGGCATAGATCCTTATTCCGTTTGTTACATCAGGGTCATCCCCCGCATCCTTTATGATGCAACAGCTTGCGGAAGCTTCATTGAGAATGATATCTTCCGGCTTAAGAATTATTTCTTCCCCTCCGGGAAAAGTTAAAGAAACCTCCGGAATCTCTATCTTTTCAAAGAGCATAATTGCGCAGGCTTTTGCGGCAGCTGCCGCACAGCTTCCGGTTGTAAACCCTTTTCTTAGCTTTTTACCAGACTTTATTATATAATCATTCATTATTCCACCCACACTTATGCCTTTATATAAATTATGCGGGAAACTCACTATTTCAATTTCACAAAAACCGTAGAAGCATCGATATTTTGCTCATTGAAATTAGTGGTTTCTTGGCGCAAATTATATAGTACTGTATCAACGCAATTTCCTTTTTAGGTAGTTTTTCTTTTCTTCCAGTCATTAAGAGCTTTTCTCGCTTCGGATATGGTATTGGCATTCTCCGAAAATTCAAAGTCATCCTTTTCCTTTAGTATCTCCATCAAATGTCCGATTCGTGGAAGTCTTAAGTTTACACTCCTTATTTCATCCCTATGAGCGAATACTTCTTTAGGAGTACCTTCCAGCACAATCCTGCCCTGATCCATCACATAGGCATAATCACAGTAAAGCGGTACTATGTCAATATCATGGGTTGAAATAACCACAGATAATCCTAAATCCTTTTGTATTTTCCGAAGCAGTTTCATAATTTCACTAACTCCCATGGGATCAAGTCCTGCCGTAGGCTCATCAAGCACCAGCACTTCGGGCTCCATAGCCAGTACTCCGGCAATGGCTACACGCTTTTTCTGTCCGAAACTGAGACAGTGGGTTGGCTTATCCTTAAGGTGTGATATACCAATCCTGTCCATTGCAGCATTTACTCTCTTGCGGACTTCTTCTTCAGGCAGCTTCATATTTATTGGACCAAAGGAGATATCCTGAAGTACACTTGCCGAAAACAACTGGCTATCCGGGTCTTGAAACACAATACCCACAGATTTGCGAAGGTCTCTAAGGCCCTTTCGGGAATAGTCCAGCTGAAGTCCCTTAAACAGCACCTTACCGGCCGTTGGTTTGAGTGTTCCGTTTAGAGAAAGAAACAGTGTTGATTTTCCCGCTCCATTTCCACCCAGTACGGCAGTTGTCATTCCTTGCTTTATATCAAGTGTCACTCCCTTTAAAGCATGTGTTCCTTCAGTATATGTGTAATGAAGGTCCTTTACCTCCAGGATGTTCTCTATCATGAATAACTCCTCCTATACTTGCTTTAAAGCTATTGAAGATAAAACAAGTATGACGTTGATGGTTACTGCCAGGACATATCCTTTCCAATGCTTTTCATAGGTTTCTTCAAGTACATTGAGCTCTCCCTCGTATCCTCTTGCCTCCAGTGCAGTGTATAGTTCATCCGAACGCTTGTATGATTTTATGAAGAGCATGGAAATCAATGAGCCTAAAGAGCGATATCCGGCAGTCAGGCTTGAATAGCCCATACGGCAATTCTGTGCATTATAGATGGTATCTGCAGTTTCCAGCAATACAAATATAAACCTGTATACAAGCCCCATAAGCTCCACTAAAAGCTTTGGCATCCGAAGTCTCCGTAGTGCCGCCAGCAAATCCACCATAGGGGTACTAAGGGACAGAAAATAAAGGCATGAGACAGCTCCCAGTGCTTTGAAAAACAGCTTAATCGCCTCTTGCAGCCCTTCATTTGAGACACCTATCCATGTTCCTGCAACAGGAATTGCTGCCAGCAGGCTTTCTGGTTGCTCGGATATATTCACTGCAACGGTAGACACCCCTATTATCAAAAAAGAAACAGGCAATAACAGTAGTTTTATAAAAAAACGGAGGGGAGTCCCACCTCTTGAGACGGTCATGCCCCCCATAATAAAAATCACTGCAACCGATATTATCAAGTTATCTGCCCATAGACATACAGCCAGCGTCAGCAAGGCAAATGTAACCTTTTGCAAGGGGTCTGTATGTTTAAGCTTTGAGCTGTAAGCATATTTATCTATAGAAATCATGCGCTCTTCTCATCTTCTTTCTTTCTGCGGCCTTTCAAATAACCTAATCCATACCCGATTATGCCGGCGCCGATAGCAGCTTGCAATGCAAAAAGCAAGCTCTCAATCTCTCCGCTTTTCGGTTCAAAAATGGGTGAGAACCAAGGTTCATAATCTGCATTTATTTCTGCTATTGCCTCCTCCGCTTGCCCATCTGCTCCACCAAACTCAGCATCTTTAGCAATAAACAACGGAATAATTGCTAAAGCTATAATAATAAGAATCAACAGCAGGTTAACAGAAAGATTATTTTTTTTTGTTTGCCTTATCGCTTCAGTTTGCATGATTAAGCCCCCTTTTGTAATAGATTTAAGCTCTTCAATTCATCTTTGCCATAAGCAGCTATTGCATTAAATATTAATACTGTAAGTATACCTTCACTGATTGCAAGAGGAATCTGTGTCACTGCAAAAATACCCATAAACTTAGCCAGTGATGCAGCAAAACCACCTACTTCAGCTGGAAAAGCTAGTGCAAGCTGCACTGATGTCACCATATACGTCAACAGATCACCCAGTGCTGCCGCTAAAAACACTGCCAGCCATTGAGGTCCTTTCGCTTTCTTTACCAGCTTGTACGTTGCAAATGCAACAATAGGTCCTACAACTGCCATTGAAAAGGTATTTGCGCCAAGCGTTGTTAGTCCGCCATGAGCTAAAAGTATAGCCTGAAACAAAAGCACTATCAGACCCAGTACTGACATAGCTGTTGGGCCAAAAAGGATAGTTCCCAATCCCAATCCTGTTGGATGTGAACAGCTTCCTGTAACAGAAGGTATTTTGAGTGCGGAAAGTACAAATGCAAATGCACCTGCCATTGCAAGATATATTTTTAATCGCGGATTTTCTCGTACAGTTTTATTTATTGAAAATAGTCCTATAACTATAAATGGTACGCACAATACTCCCCATGAGATTGCCCAGACCGGAGGTAAGAATCCTTCCATGATATGCATAGCTGAAGCCATTGTTGGCATCAGTATTACCATAAGTCCAAGACCCAAAGCCAATTGTAATTTTTTGGACATAATACTCACTCCTCATACAAGTATTATTTTACAAACAAAAAACCTCTCAACATAAATAGTCAAGAGGTCATGCATACCCGGAATAATACTGTGCAGACATACACAACACCCCCTATCGCTCGTAGAGTAAATGGTGTTAAAAATGCAGGCAGGTCTTCTGGCTCAAGCATCATCATTCTCCAAACCTTCCCAGTTTCCCAGTGGTATCTATGGAGAACTCCACTTTTACAGCGGCGTGACCGCGCGGGATTTTCACCCGTCTTCCCTTTTCACTGATTCACACATTTTCTAGTAATGCATAACCAGCACCTGATTTTATATTAAATTATTAATATGTTATATCATTATTCAGATTATTTCAATGGATTATTTCATGTTTTATAAGATAATTTTGTCCAGTTTGAAACTGCGATTTTTCGCGCGTGACCCCCCGCCCGTTTCCGGGATGAAAAGCGGTAGAGATTTAGACCCCCCTACCCTATAAACTGCAGAAAATCTCAAAAGCTAAGCAGTTCTTTGAATTTCGTGAGATTTTTTGCATCTATTTTAAGCCGTTTTTCGGCATTGTTTTCAAACGAGGTATTAATTTTTCAAGAACAAAGTGAGTGTATTCAATTTATCTGTCAGTCAAGCGAACAATCTGACAATTGACCGTTATCCTGTCCAATAAAGTCTGGCAAAGATGCTTATCCTCAGCTGCATCTATCCATGCCGACAGTTCACGATTGGTTATAAAAATAATGCTTCTGGTTTCATTAAGAAAGGTAACTGCCCGGTAGAAAACCTGCAGTTCTGCCCTGGTTGGTTCCACATAAAAGACATCATCAATAATAATTAAGTCACATTCCTGCATATAAGAAAAGATCGCTTCTGCTTTTGGATTTGTGGCTTTCTTTTCTGCCACTGCGATAAAATTATCAAAAGGCGCATAATAGGTTTTATGTCCATTGCTGATTGCAGTTTCTCCAAGCTGCGCTGCAAGACCACTCTTACCCGTCCCGCATTTTCCCAGCAGGATTAAGTTTTGCTCTTCCTTAATCCATGTCAGGTTGGATAACTGTTTAATCTGCCATTTTAAGCCCTTGTTTGAGTTCGATGCGTCAAATGCTTTGTTTGGAAGCTTACTTGCCTTCCTCAGTTTGGTGTGTTTTTGTCTGGCCCTAATCTCCAATTCTTTTTCTAACACCATCTTAAGATAGTCAAGGTTTGATAGTTTCTCATCGTTCAAATCAATGTATCCCCTTGCGATATTCCAAAGATTAAGTTTTTGAGCTAATTCACGGATTTCTGTTATATCAGCCATCGATTTCCCTCCTTATTTCTTTACTCCTCGCCAAATGGTTAAAATACTGCTGATTCGGCAAAAACTTCTTAGCTATATGCTCTCCGTACTGATACATGAGATAAGCCAAAAGCTCATAGGCACTGCAGCGTTCAGTATCAATGCAGTATTCTATTCCATCAAGCAATTGTCCAATTGTATAAAACCTTGTCATCCGGTATAATCGAATGCAATGTGTATTAAAATATTTCGGCTGTTGCTGCTCCATCCGACGAATGAATTCCTGAGCTATTTCGTATTCTGCAAAATATTGTTTTATGATGGTTAAAGAAACCCTGTCTCTGCTGTAATTTTCTTCTGGTTTGAACAACTGCCCGGTATCTTCTGTGACTGGATATTTAGCCAATAAATCATTTGTTTCAGCATCATAGAACAAAAGCATTTCACCATCATCTTCAATGCGAATGCGTTTATGAGCATCCATCATACCTGTATTAATCAGATAACGGTTGCCTTTATAACTTACCACTCCATCCTTATCAAAGGAGGCAACCGTGCTTGATACTTCGGAATAAGGTTTGACATGGAGCAGGTATTTTTGCTCTTCCATGAACATTTCACGCGGCACTTTTCTGGTCACAGTATGTATTCGCCCGTTGCCTTCCCTATCTAACCATGCAAGGGCAGCACTGTTAAGGCTATCAATTCCGGTGTACATCCTTCCCTCTAGAAAACTTTGCTTGGCATATCCAATTACCTCTTCTACCTTACCTTTACTCTGAGGATCTCTTGGCCTGCATAATGAAACACTGTAGCCGATACGCTTTACATATTCTTCAAAGGCCGGTACAAATATAATATTACCTAGATTTTCGCTAACCACATAGACCCGATCAAGATCATATAGAATTGTCTGAGGCCTTCCTCCAAAATACTGGAAAGCATAATTGTGAGCTTTTATAGCTGTATCGGTCGTGAAGGGATCCGGTGAAAAGTAAGCAAATTTCATTCTACTATAACTCAGAACCATGCAAAAGAAATATATTCGTACAATTCGCCCGTACATATCCTTAAGTTTGTATTGACCAAAATGCGCCTGCGCTTCATATCC contains:
- the cobI gene encoding precorrin-2 C(20)-methyltransferase yields the protein MKGTLYGVGVGPGDKKLLTLLAVETLHKADIIAVPDTGGEKTALNIVGEYISGKKIMYCSMPMTRDTAILRESHKACVELICAELEKGLNLAFITLGDPTIYSTYMYVHRLVVEKGYSAEIVNGIPSFCAAAAKLGISLCNGKEALHIVPASYEGADELLRLNGSKVLMKSGKGILNIKQKLEKHNLLDNSKMVECCFMENEKIYNSLRDLNEDSSYFSIIIVKGE
- a CDS encoding energy-coupling factor ABC transporter substrate-binding protein; the protein is MQTEAIRQTKKNNLSVNLLLILIIIALAIIPLFIAKDAEFGGADGQAEEAIAEINADYEPWFSPIFEPKSGEIESLLFALQAAIGAGIIGYGLGYLKGRRKKEDEKSA
- the istA gene encoding IS21 family transposase encodes the protein MIGIEQYRKIQEYKALGLAQTKTAKALGITYSSVSKYWNMDKEDYEREAKKERYHMDNYRQYILEQLKICPQMRDTNIYLKLMEAFPDIQVKRATFYRYMKALREQHGYPHASKRKTSPREISPPGYEAQAHFGQYKLKDMYGRIVRIYFFCMVLSYSRMKFAYFSPDPFTTDTAIKAHNYAFQYFGGRPQTILYDLDRVYVVSENLGNIIFVPAFEEYVKRIGYSVSLCRPRDPQSKGKVEEVIGYAKQSFLEGRMYTGIDSLNSAALAWLDREGNGRIHTVTRKVPREMFMEEQKYLLHVKPYSEVSSTVASFDKDGVVSYKGNRYLINTGMMDAHKRIRIEDDGEMLLFYDAETNDLLAKYPVTEDTGQLFKPEENYSRDRVSLTIIKQYFAEYEIAQEFIRRMEQQQPKYFNTHCIRLYRMTRFYTIGQLLDGIEYCIDTERCSAYELLAYLMYQYGEHIAKKFLPNQQYFNHLARSKEIRREIDG
- the cbiD gene encoding cobalt-precorrin-5B (C(1))-methyltransferase CbiD; translation: MNDYIIKSGKKLRKGFTTGSCAAAAAKACAIMLFEKIEIPEVSLTFPGGEEIILKPEDIILNEASASCCIIKDAGDDPDVTNGIRIYARVEKAKAGISIDGGIGVGRVTSAGLPCKIGEAAINPGPRKMIFNALEEVARLYKYDGGFHVEIFVPQGVEIAKKTFNERLGIVEGISILGTTGIVEPMSEAALIDTIKLEMSIRKQNGQNVLFISPGNYGVGYAREHLGIDVDSAVKISNYIGEALDYAIYLGFKKILLVGHIGKLVKLAAGVMNTHSKIADCRNEIFAAHSALAGAGKETVEKIMNAKTTDEIHNILLQNNISKMVYESILGKIVYHLNYRVMNKARIEVLVFSNENGVLMQTDNVLDFINELKEVGH
- a CDS encoding ATP-binding cassette domain-containing protein, with protein sequence MIENILEVKDLHYTYTEGTHALKGVTLDIKQGMTTAVLGGNGAGKSTLFLSLNGTLKPTAGKVLFKGLQLDYSRKGLRDLRKSVGIVFQDPDSQLFSASVLQDISFGPINMKLPEEEVRKRVNAAMDRIGISHLKDKPTHCLSFGQKKRVAIAGVLAMEPEVLVLDEPTAGLDPMGVSEIMKLLRKIQKDLGLSVVISTHDIDIVPLYCDYAYVMDQGRIVLEGTPKEVFAHRDEIRSVNLRLPRIGHLMEILKEKDDFEFSENANTISEARKALNDWKKRKTT
- a CDS encoding ATP-binding protein, producing MADITEIRELAQKLNLWNIARGYIDLNDEKLSNLDYLKMVLEKELEIRARQKHTKLRKASKLPNKAFDASNSNKGLKWQIKQLSNLTWIKEEQNLILLGKCGTGKSGLAAQLGETAISNGHKTYYAPFDNFIAVAEKKATNPKAEAIFSYMQECDLIIIDDVFYVEPTRAELQVFYRAVTFLNETRSIIFITNRELSAWIDAAEDKHLCQTLLDRITVNCQIVRLTDR
- a CDS encoding energy-coupling factor ABC transporter permease; amino-acid sequence: MSKKLQLALGLGLMVILMPTMASAMHIMEGFLPPVWAISWGVLCVPFIVIGLFSINKTVRENPRLKIYLAMAGAFAFVLSALKIPSVTGSCSHPTGLGLGTILFGPTAMSVLGLIVLLFQAILLAHGGLTTLGANTFSMAVVGPIVAFATYKLVKKAKGPQWLAVFLAAALGDLLTYMVTSVQLALAFPAEVGGFAASLAKFMGIFAVTQIPLAISEGILTVLIFNAIAAYGKDELKSLNLLQKGA
- the cbiQ gene encoding cobalt ECF transporter T component CbiQ, with the protein product MISIDKYAYSSKLKHTDPLQKVTFALLTLAVCLWADNLIISVAVIFIMGGMTVSRGGTPLRFFIKLLLLPVSFLIIGVSTVAVNISEQPESLLAAIPVAGTWIGVSNEGLQEAIKLFFKALGAVSCLYFLSLSTPMVDLLAALRRLRMPKLLVELMGLVYRFIFVLLETADTIYNAQNCRMGYSSLTAGYRSLGSLISMLFIKSYKRSDELYTALEARGYEGELNVLEETYEKHWKGYVLAVTINVILVLSSIALKQV